The following coding sequences are from one Musa acuminata AAA Group cultivar baxijiao chromosome BXJ2-4, Cavendish_Baxijiao_AAA, whole genome shotgun sequence window:
- the LOC103983150 gene encoding syntaxin-22 isoform X1, with product MSFQDLESGWPVTGRRDLTNGRQDSTQAVAAGLFQITTAVRNFERLVNTIGTPKDTPELRQKLCNTRLQIGQLVKDTCAKLEQVSETDHRLEVSANKKVADAKLARDFQHILKEFKNLQRLAAERETAYMPLVPQAVLPSSYAAIEADSNSNNTLEQRAVLAEFRRQEVLLLDNEIIFNEAIIEEREQGIQEIQQQIDQVNEIFKDLAVLVHDQGVVIDDVNTHIENSHAATAQGKTQLKKAAKTQKSNSSLMCLLLVIFGIVLLIVIIVIAA from the exons ATGAGCTTCCAGGATCTGGAGTCGGGGTGGCCGGTCACCGGCCGGAGGGATCTGACCAACGGGCGACAAGATTCGACGCAGGCCGTCGCTGCCGGGCTGTTCCAGATCACCACGGCCGTCCGTAACTTCGAGCGCCTCGTCAACACGATCGGCACCCCCAAGGACACCCCCGAGCTCCGCCAGAAGTT ATGCAATACAAGGCTACAAATTGGACAGTTAGTTAAAGATACTTGTGCCAAACTTGAACAAGTTAGTGAAACAGACCACCGCCTTGAAGTTAGT GCAAACAAAAAAGTAGCTGATGCAAAACTTGCAAGGGATTTCCAACATATTCTGAAAGAGTTCAAGAATCTTCAAAGGCTTGCAGCTGAAAGAGAGACTGCATATATGCCATTGGTTCCCCAAGCAGTTCTTCCTTCAAG TTATGCtgcaattgaagctgactctaatTCCAACAACACACTTGAACAACGTGCTGTACTTGCAGAGTTTAGAAG GCAAGAGGTGCTGTTGTTGGATAATGAGATTATTTTCAATGAGGCAATCATCGAGGAGAGAGAACAGGGTATTCAAGAGATTCAGCAGCAGATTGATCAGGTGAATGAAATCTTCAAGGACCTTGCCGTGCTGGTTCATGATCAAGGAGTTGTAATTG ATGACGTCAACACTCACATCGAGAACTCCCACGCGGCAACTGCACAAGGAAAAACCCAACTCAAAAAGGCAGCAAAAACCCAAAAGTCAAATTCATCCCTG ATGTGCTTGCTTTTGGTGATTTTTGGGATCGTCCTCCTCATTGTGATCATAGTCATCGCAGCATAA
- the LOC135610794 gene encoding uncharacterized protein LOC135610794: MDPQTFVRLSIGSLGLRFSVDALKARRGAVHAYSKCFCEIRLRGFPIQTAPVPLISSPEASPDPDSNVILFYLEESDVKALALPRCFRTSQAYLDIVVYMGRQSSHCGVTGRKQQIGSLRLEIGPEWGLEKPALLHNGWMHIGQNKREAEKHGPELHLKVKLDPDLRYVFKFEDETTLSPQIVQLQGTIKQPIFSCKFIQDRRTSPLDMISGHWTNSNTENHDAERRERKGWKVMIHDLSGSAVAAAFMATPFVPSMGCDRVARSNPGAWLILRPDPVSSSESWHPWGRLEAWRETGPRDTVCLRLHILPEGQDAGILVSDVAISSDKGGEFYIDMDRQMPVGIPVGKPQGSTGEFCSASLAPRVGRFVMNCKVQGEGQCSKPLVQLAVQHVTCVEDAAIFMALAAAVDLSIKACRPFGRKSKKKGIFHSFPTLQG, from the exons ATGGATCCACAAACTTTTGTCCGATTGTCAATTGGATCCCTGGGACTTAGATTTTCAGTGGATGCTTTAAAGGCTAGGCGAGGCGCAGTACATGCATATTCTAAATGCTTCTGTGAGATCCGCCTGAGGGGTTTTCCCATTCAAACAGCACCTGTGCCTTTGATATCATCCCCTGAAGCCAGTCCAGATCCTGACAGCAATGTTATACTCTTCTATCTTGAAGAGTCTGATGTCAAAGCACTTGCACTTCCACGATGTTTCAGGACTTCTCAAGCGTATCTTGATATTGTGGTGTACATGGGGAGGCAGAGTTCACATTGTGGTGTCACAGGTAGAAAGCAGCAAATTGGGAGTCTCAGGTTAGAAATAGGTCCTGAGTGGGGTTTGGAGAAACCAGCATTGCTTCACAATGGTTGGATGCATATTGGGCAGAACAAACGAGAAGCAGAGAAACATGGACCAGAGCTTCATTTAAAGGTGAAGCTTGACCCTGACCTAAGATATGTTTTTAAATTTGAAGATGAAACTACCTTGAGTCCACAAATAGTTCAGCTACAGGGTACCATTAAGCAACCCATATTCAGCTGCAAGTTCATCCAAGACAGACG AACATCTCCACTGGATATGATTAGTGGCCACTGGACAAACTCAAACACTGAAAACCATGATGCTGAAAGGAGGGAAAGGAAAGGCTGGAAGGTTATGATCCATGATCTCTCTGGCTCTGCTGTAGCAGCTGCCTTCATGGCAACTCCATTTGTCCCATCCATGGGATGTGACAGGGTCGCTCGTTCCAATCCAGGTGCTTGGCTCATCCTCCGTCCTGACCCCGTCAGCTCCTCGGAGAGCTGGCATCCATGGGGTCGACTTGAGGCATGGAGAGAGACTGGACCACGGGATACCGTGTGCCTCCGCCTCCACATTCTTCCCGAAGGCCAGGATGCTGGGATCCTTGTTTCTGATGTGGCAATAAGCTCTGATAAGGGAGGAGAGTTTTACATAGATATGGATAGGCAGATGCCTGTTGGCATTCCTGTGGGAAAACCACAAGGCAGCACAGGCGAGTTCTGCTCAGCATCTTTGGCCCCCAGGGTTGGTAGATTTGTGATGAACTGTAAGGTGCAGGGAGAAGGGCAGTGCAGCAAACCACTGGTTCAACTTGCAGTGCAGCATGTGACATGCGTGGAGGATGCAGCTATCTTCATGGCTCTTGCAGCTGCTGTAGATCTTAGCATAAAAGCATGCAGGCCCTTTGGAAGGAAGTCCAAGAAAAAAGGGATTTTCCATTCTTTCCCAACATTACAGG GATAA
- the LOC135610793 gene encoding protein FAR1-RELATED SEQUENCE 9-like codes for MMDGNPHGVNGLIEQHVELEDDSINFWTTLGVSPHVHVGEPEHPLVPQHHHHHIQQQQQQSLELVEQSVRRELFAVEADRRLEPFVGMEFESGEAAKTFYIAYAGRVGFSVRIARSRRSKCNESIIMLRFVCSREGFSREKRIIAGKKTRKRAASIREGCKAMLEVIRRGDERWVVTKLMKEHNHELGMPSRVHYIATEGDAVMDPYIGMEFESLELAKTFYYAYAGRVGFEARVRQSRRSLHDESLKMLKLVCSKHRHHSGRDNGSDDNKRVQIQDPSKEGCDALFEIIRKDADIWMVSKLVLEHNHELKPSLRSKVRCVRSQGEILVIAKNFADTRNLLLNGQDTQHPREIRYNDLGPDDAQNLLEYFKKTQADNPFFYYAVQIENNNCMTNIFWADSKARMAYYYFGDVVRFDTKYINDKELMPIVMFTGVNHHQQPVVFGCALMVDETEASFTWLFENWLVAMPALHPVSLITELNRTITSVVAKTLSQTRHCFCKAQILSTIQEELPDLFSEHIPFQGELKACVDESETIESFESCWDAMINRYCLKESVYMQSLYNIRHQWVPVFVKQTFLAEVPGSQSCENFDKVIEKYFTTKTPLRTAVRQLSQTLANRYEKEAQAEFVTLFEKPFLRTASPMEKQAAGIYTRSIFDRFQEEFVESLGYHVDKIEDGPISKYRVMRNEIDDEIYSVDFNSTENKAHCSCFMFEFSGILCRHALRVFIINGVRALPNNYILKRWTKHAKSGFVLDDYGVELRGNAEDPSIARYNDLCRDAIRCAREGATSTEFYAVAKDALQKAINEIVSAKQKRGQQTLQSFITSQKKQTKKVVKITPNKDASGKNLKKLTSTKLLAENDIR; via the coding sequence ATGATGGATGGTAACCCCCACGGCGTTAATGGATTGATAGAACAGCATGTGGAGCTCGAGGACGACAGCATTAACTTCTGGACGACACTCGGTGTCAGTCCTCATGTCCACGTTGGGGAGCCCGAGCATCCTCTTGTGCCACAGCATCACCACCACCACatacagcagcagcaacagcagtctCTTGAGCTGGTGGAACAGTCAGTCCGAAGAGAGCTTTTCGCAGTGGAAGCGGATCGAAGACTAGAACCCTTTGTTGGTATGGAGTTTGAATCTGGGGAGGCTGCAAAGACTTTCTATATAGCATATGCTGGACGTGTGGGCTTCTCTGTTCGCATTGCCAGGTCACGACGGTCGAAATGCAACGAGTCCATCATAATGCTGCGATTTGTGTGCTCAAGAGAAGGGTTCAGCAGAGAGAAGCGTATTATTGCTGGCAAGAAGACGAGGAAACGGGCTGCTTCCATAAGAGAAGGGTGTAAGGCGATGCTTGAGGTGATTCGAAGAGGTGATGAGAGATGGGTCGTGACGAAGCTCATGAAGGAGCATAATCATGAACTTGGGATGCCAAGCAGGGTGCACTACATTGCCACAGAGGGAGATGCTGTGATGGATCCATATATCGGGATGGAGTTTGAATCTCTTGAGCTTGCCAAGACATTTTATTATGCATACGCAGGCCGTGTGGGTTTTGAAGCTCGTGTTCGACAGTCACGCCGATCATTGCATGATGAATCCcttaaaatgttgaaacttgtttgttCAAAGCATCGCCATCATTCAGGGAGGGATAATGGTAGTGATGATAACAAGAGGGTACAGATTCAAGATCCGTCAAAAGAAGGTTGTGATGCACTATTTGAGATAATTCGGAAAGATGCTGACATTTGGATGGTTTCCAAACTCGTACTGGAGCATAATCATGAACTGAAACCTTCTTTGCGAAGCAAGGTTCGATGTGTCCGATCTCAAGGAGAGATACTGGTCATTGCGAAAAACTTTGCTGATACCCGCAATCTTCTGCTAAATGGCCAAGACACACAGCATCCAAGGGAGATTCGGTATAATGATTTAGGACCAGATGATGCTCAAAATCTGCTTGAATACTTCAAGAAAACACAAGCAGATAACCCTTTCTTTTATTATGCTGTACAGATTGAAAATAATAATTGCATGACCAACATCTTTTGGGCTGATTCTAAAGCTCGAATGGCTTACTACTACTTTGGTGATGTTGTTAGATTTGACACAAAATACATAAATGACAAGGAGCTGATGCCTATTGTTATGTTCACAGGTGTAAACCATCATCAACAACCAGTAGTTTTTGGATGTGCTCTGATGGTAGATGAGACAGAAGCATCATTTACTTGGCTTTTTGAGAATTGGCTTGTAGCAATGCCTGCACTGCATCCTGTCTCATTGATTACTGAACTAAACAGGACAATTACATCAGTTGTTGCTAAGACATTATCACAAACACGTCATTGTTTTTGCAAGGCACAGATCTTAAGTACCATACAGGAGGAATTGCCTGATTTATTTTCAGAACACATCCCTTTTCAAGGAGAATTGAAAGCATGCGTTGATGAGTCTGAAACGATTGAATCATTTGAATCATGCTGGGATGCAATGATAAATAGGTATTGTCTGAAGGAGAGTGTTTATATGCAATCACTGTACAATATCCGTCATCAATGGGTTCCAGTCTTTGTAAAGCAAACATTCCTTGCAGAAGTCCCTGGATCACAAAGTTGTGAAAACTTTGACAAAGTTATTGAAAAATATTTCACAACAAAAACCCCCTTACGGACGGCTGTTAGGCAACTATCTCAGACGCTCGCAAACCGGTATGAAAAAGAAGCACAAGCTGAGTTTGTGACATTGTTTGAAAAGCCATTTTTGAGGACTGCATCACCAATGGAAAAACAGGCAGCTGGTATCTACACAAGATCAATTTTTGACAGGTTTCAAGAGGAATTTGTTGAATCTTTGGGTTATCATGTGGATAAAATAGAGGATGGACCTATTAGTAAATATAGAGTGATGAGAAATGAAATTGATGATGAAATATACAGTGTTGATTTTAATTCCACTGAGAATAAAGCACACTGCAGTTGTTTCATGTTCGAGTTTTCTGGCATTTTGTGTCGACATGCGCTAAGAGTCTTTATAATCAATGGTGTTCGTGCTCTTCCTAATAATTACATATTGAAACGGTGGACAAAACATGCTAAGAGTGGCTTTGTCTTGGATGATTACGGTGTTGAGCTCAGAGGTAATGCTGAGGACCCTTCAATAGCACGATATAATGATCTCTGCCGTGATGCCATACGATGTGCAAGAGAGGGAGCAACATCTACAGAATTTTATGCAGTTGCAAAGGATGCTCTCCAGAAGGCTATAAATGAGATAGTGTCTGCAAAGCAAAAGAGAGGGCAGCAAACTCTGCAGAGTTTTATTACTTCACAGAAAAAGCAAACCAAAAAGGTTGTGAAGATCACTCCTAATAAAGATGCCTCTGGTAAGAACTTGAAGAAGCTAACATCAACAAAACTACTGGCAGAGAATGACATCAGATGA
- the LOC103983150 gene encoding syntaxin-22 isoform X2, protein MSFQDLESGWPVTGRRDLTNGRQDSTQAVAAGLFQITTAVRNFERLVNTIGTPKDTPELRQKLCNTRLQIGQLVKDTCAKLEQVSETDHRLEVSANKKVADAKLARDFQHILKEFKNLQRLAAERETAYMPLVPQAVLPSSYAAIEADSNSNNTLEQRAVLAEFRRQEVLLLDNEIIFNEAIIEEREQGIQEIQQQIDQMTSTLTSRTPTRQLHKEKPNSKRQQKPKSQIHP, encoded by the exons ATGAGCTTCCAGGATCTGGAGTCGGGGTGGCCGGTCACCGGCCGGAGGGATCTGACCAACGGGCGACAAGATTCGACGCAGGCCGTCGCTGCCGGGCTGTTCCAGATCACCACGGCCGTCCGTAACTTCGAGCGCCTCGTCAACACGATCGGCACCCCCAAGGACACCCCCGAGCTCCGCCAGAAGTT ATGCAATACAAGGCTACAAATTGGACAGTTAGTTAAAGATACTTGTGCCAAACTTGAACAAGTTAGTGAAACAGACCACCGCCTTGAAGTTAGT GCAAACAAAAAAGTAGCTGATGCAAAACTTGCAAGGGATTTCCAACATATTCTGAAAGAGTTCAAGAATCTTCAAAGGCTTGCAGCTGAAAGAGAGACTGCATATATGCCATTGGTTCCCCAAGCAGTTCTTCCTTCAAG TTATGCtgcaattgaagctgactctaatTCCAACAACACACTTGAACAACGTGCTGTACTTGCAGAGTTTAGAAG GCAAGAGGTGCTGTTGTTGGATAATGAGATTATTTTCAATGAGGCAATCATCGAGGAGAGAGAACAGGGTATTCAAGAGATTCAGCAGCAGATTGATCAG ATGACGTCAACACTCACATCGAGAACTCCCACGCGGCAACTGCACAAGGAAAAACCCAACTCAAAAAGGCAGCAAAAACCCAAAAGTCAAATTCATCCCTG A